The Sulfurospirillum diekertiae genomic sequence ATCAAGAACAATTCCTTTGGTTGCAGGGATGAGTGCTTGCGCGCTACGACTAACCTCAACAAAGCATTTGCCCTCTTCTTCTTTGGTGATGAGTTTTCCCTCATCAATGAGTGATTCAATGGCAGAAATATCCAAATTCACTAATGTGCTAAACTCTTCAATTCCCATCCAGCTGTTCATTGTTTCACCCTTTATAGAATAACTTCGATACCCATAGAATCAGTTTCGACTTTTTTTGCTTTTAAAATGCGATCTTCTTTAAGTTTCGCCGCCAACTCTTCATCGGCAAGAGCTAGAATTTCCATTGCAAGATACGCACTATTTACTGCCCCTGCTGAGCCAATAGCCACCGTTCCAACAGGCATCCCTCCTGGCATCTGAACGGTGCTTAAAAGCGCATCCATGCCTTCCATAACGCCACCTTTCATCGGAACACCAATCACCGGTTTGGTTGTAAGCGATGCTACCACGCCTGCTAAATGGGCTGCCATCCCTGCTGCGGCAATAAAGACTTTTGCCCCTTTGGCTTCCGCATTTTTAACATACTCATGGGTTCGTGCAGGACTTCGGTGTGCGGAGGAGACGATGATCTCATGCAAGACGCCAAATTTTTCCAGTGTTTTTGCACACTCTTCCATCACGGTAAAATCACTTTTGCTTCCCATTATA encodes the following:
- the purE gene encoding 5-(carboxyamino)imidazole ribonucleotide mutase is translated as MKFVSIIMGSKSDFTVMEECAKTLEKFGVLHEIIVSSAHRSPARTHEYVKNAEAKGAKVFIAAAGMAAHLAGVVASLTTKPVIGVPMKGGVMEGMDALLSTVQMPGGMPVGTVAIGSAGAVNSAYLAMEILALADEELAAKLKEDRILKAKKVETDSMGIEVIL